The Pelmatolapia mariae isolate MD_Pm_ZW linkage group LG10_11, Pm_UMD_F_2, whole genome shotgun sequence genome includes a region encoding these proteins:
- the LOC135933646 gene encoding uncharacterized protein LOC135933646, producing the protein MSPPPPVSPSTSLPLHPSPSPHVSPSTSLPLHLSPSPHVSPSTSLPLHLSPSPPVSLSTCLPLHLSPPPPVSTSTCLHLHLSPPPHVSTSTCLPLHLSPPPHVSPSTCLPLHLSPPPHVSPSTSLHLHMSPPPPLSTSTCLPLRLSPPPPVSTSTCLPRHLSPPPHVSPSACLHLHLSPPPHVSPSTSLPLHMSPPPPLSTSTCLPLRLSPPPPLSTSTCLPLHLSPPPHVSPSTSLHLHMSPPPPLSTSTCLPLRLSPPPPVSTSTCLPLHLSPPPHVSLATSLHPNPSPSPPLSPSTSPPPHVSLSTRLPLHPSPPPPVSPSTSLPLHLSPSPHVSPSTSLPLHLSSSPPVSPSTSLPLHLSPPPPFFLSTCLPLHLSPPPPVSPSTRLPLHLSPLHLSPPPPVSTSTCLPLHMSPPPPLSPSTCLPRHLSPPPPLSPSTSLPLHLSPPPPFFLSTCLPLHLSPPPPLSPSTFLPLHPSPPPPFFPSTCLPLHLSPPPPLSPSTCLPLHLSPPPPLSPSTCLPLHLSSPPHVSLSTCLPLHLSPPPPVSLSTSPPLHLSPPPPVSHSTCLPLHLSPPPPVSLSTSPHSTSLHLHMSPPPPLSTSLHLHMSPPPPFSPSTCLPLHLSPPPPLSPSTCLPLHMSPPPPLSPSTCLPRHLSPPPPLSPSTFLPLHLSSSPHVSLSTCLPLHLSSPPPLSPSTFLPLHMSPSPPVSPSTCLPLHPSPSPPLPPSTCLPLHPSPPPHVSPSTFLPLHLSPSPPLPLHLSPPPHVSPSTSLHLSPPPHVSLSTCLPLHLSSPPPLSPSTFLPLHMSPSPPVSPSTSPPLHLSPPPPVSHSTCLPLHLSPPPPV; encoded by the coding sequence atgtctccccctccacctgtgtccccctccacctctctccccctccaccCATCTCCCTCTCCACATGTctccccctccacctctctccccctccacctgtctccctctccacatgtctccccctccacctctctccccctccacctgtctccctctccacctgtctccctctccacatgtctccccctccacctctctccccctccacctGTCTCCACCTCCACAtgtctccacctccacctctctccACCTCCACATGTCTCCACCTCCACATGTCTCCCCCTCCACCTGTCTCCCCCTCCACATGTCTCCCCCTCCACCTGTctccccctccacctctctccacctccacatgtctccccctccacctctctccacctccacatgtctccccctccacctctctccacCTCCACATGTCTCCCCCTCCGCctgtctccacctccacctgtctCCACCTCCACATGTCTCCCTCGCCACCTCTCTCCACCTCCACATGTCTCCCCCTCCGCctgtctccacctccacctgtctCCACCTCCACATGTctccccctccacctctctccccctccacatgtctccccctccacctctctccacCTCCACATGTCTCCCCCTCCGCctgtctccacctccacctctctccacctccacatgtctccccctccacctctctccacctccacatgtctccccctccacctctctccacctccacatgtctccccctccacctctctccacCTCCACATGTCTCCCCCTCCGCctgtctccacctccacctgtctCCACCTCCACATGTctccccctccacctctctccacCTCCACATGTCTCCCTCGCCACCTCTCTCCACCCCAACCCGTCTCCCTCGCcacctctctccccctccacctCTCCCCCTCCACATGTCTCCCTCTCCACCCGTCTCCCCCTCCACCCGTCTCCCCCTCCACCTGTctccccctccacctctctccccctccacctgtctccctctccacatgtctccccctccacctctctccccctccacctGTCTTCCTCGCCACCTGTctccccctccacctctctccccctccacctctctccccctccacctttcttcctctccacatgtctccccctccacctgtctccccctccacctgtctccccctccacccgtctccctctccacctctcccccctccacctgtctccccctccacccgtctccacctccacctgtctccctctccacatgtctccccctccacctctctccccctccacctGTCTTCCTCGCCACCTGTctccccctccacctctctccccctccacctctctccccctccacctctctccccctccacctttcttcctctccacatgtctccccctccacctgtctccccctccacctctctccccctccacctTTCTTCCCCTCCACCCGTCTCCCCCTCCACCCTTCTTCCCCTCCACATGTCTCCCTCTCCACCTGTctccccctccacctctctccccctccacctgtctccctctccacctgtctccccctccacctctctccccctccacctGTCTTCCCCTCCACCTTTCTTCCCCTCCACATGTCTCCCTCTCCACCTGTctccccctccacctctctccccctccacctgtctccctctccacCTCTCCCCCCCTCCACCTGTCTCCCCCTCCACCCGTCTCCCACTCCACATGTCTCCCCCTCCACCTTTCTCCCCctccacctgtctccctctccacCTCTCCCCACTCCACCTCTCTCCACCTCCACATGTctccccctccacctctctccacctctctccacctccacatgtctccccctccacctttctccccctccacctgtctccccctccacctgtctccccctccacctctctccccctccacctgtctccctctccacatgtctccccctccacctctctccccctccacctGTCTTCCTCGCCACCTGTctccccctccacctctctccccctccacctTTCTTCCCCTCCACCTTTCTTCTTCTCCACATGTCTCCCTCTCCACCTGTCTCCCCCTCCACCTTTCTtcccctccacctctctccccctccacctTTCTTCCCCTCCACATGTCTCCCTCTCCACCTGTCTCCCCCTCCACCTGTCTCCCCCTCCACCCGTCTCCCTCTCCACCTCTCCCCCCCTCCACCTGTCTCCCCCTCCACCCGTCTCCACCTCCACATGTCTCCCCCTCCACCTTTCTCCCCctccacctgtctccctctccacctctccccctccacctctctccacctccacatgtctccccctccacctctctccacCTCTCTCCACCTCCACATGTCTCCCTCTCCACCTGTCTCCCCCTCCACCTTTCTtcccctccacctctctccccctccacctTTCTTCCCCTCCACATGTCTCCCTCTCCACCTGTCTCCCCCTCCACCTCTCCCCCCCTCCACCTGTCTCCCCCTCCACCCGTCTCCCACTCCACATGTCTCCCCCTCCACCTTTCTCCCCctccacctgtc